The Thiohalomonas denitrificans genome contains a region encoding:
- a CDS encoding PRC-barrel domain-containing protein has protein sequence MKLWLIVGALTALSGGVHAAAPDSAPAPGRDLHAMAPAQLIKRDVYTRFDEDLGKVKKIVVDEQSRRPYVVVKVAGFLGLGVLHIAVPTSDIQLQDEGLIISSEVKKEKVDREYPYLEEHFAEIPTRRPIAELSREPKAEPHGPIVTRVQH, from the coding sequence ATGAAACTCTGGCTGATCGTCGGGGCATTGACCGCCCTGTCGGGCGGGGTACACGCAGCAGCTCCCGATTCCGCTCCAGCTCCAGGCCGCGACCTGCACGCCATGGCACCTGCGCAGCTCATCAAACGCGATGTCTACACACGATTCGATGAAGACCTCGGCAAGGTGAAAAAGATCGTCGTTGACGAGCAGAGCCGCCGACCCTATGTGGTGGTGAAAGTTGCCGGCTTTCTGGGTCTGGGTGTCCTGCACATTGCCGTACCGACCTCCGATATCCAGCTCCAGGACGAGGGCCTGATCATCTCCAGCGAGGTAAAAAAAGAGAAGGTCGACCGCGAATACCCCTACCTGGAAGAGCATTTCGCAGAAATCCCGACCCGCCGTCCGATAGCCGAACTCAGCCGTGAACCCAAAGCGGAGCCCCATGGTCCCATAGTGACACGGGTCCAGCATTGA